From a region of the Salmo trutta chromosome 10, fSalTru1.1, whole genome shotgun sequence genome:
- the LOC115201675 gene encoding chromobox protein homolog 2, producing MEGVTVGHVFDAECILNKRPRKGKFEYLVKWRGWSSKHNSWEPEENILDPRLLAAFHKRAQERELLFRKRGKRPRGRPRKILEPEPTETKSDRSSSSSSSGLSSSPSSSSSEEEEEDHGKKAKPGPRLRNLYPVPQKRPQIVVAKNEPVRKKRGRKPLLPELRALRQAKTRPPLPPPSPSRHHQVLRPPREPFKEEPRGGVKKPLQPASFTYTGLSSSRGSRDEVAHQVAAGGAFYQAGASKPGPLNSIWSGRSMSTNTPTPSSPSSSSSSLSRPPPPYSKGWSDLKRSLSVSDTGSSNGRAEGLKVASSLKPGVSTSTSLCLHSSKTSSGFRDSPTACSPAQRFPAGQRRQQEGPGGQAGMVVQQQGAKPPSSTPPSARDRISQALSLRALNLQSVKKIAPGNGLQGNGTSGTTGVAVSRLSLRSSASPAGKRAGGSIKETHTSSGLNQGLVSGGLGGGALHSGSVPPARVERGERGKDTGAETEREMDNKGPGGVGRGNGRVEKGGSVQAQGGVSTVRRGRANGGRQEDRKSGQSLTVNERNSRSGDNSRILNELSTGDSDDTSSSESEECDSSPYPDNNNNNGARLVSMEMETETDWRPARSLLEHVFVTDVTANFVTVTVKESPTSVGFFNVRNH from the exons ATGGAGGGGGTAACTGTAGGGCACGTATTTGACGCCGAATGCATCCTCAACAAACGTCCACGAAAG GGGAAGTTTGAGTATTTGGTGAAGTGGAGAGGGTGGTCGTCCAA ACATAACAGTTGGGAGCCTGAAGAGAATATTCTGGACCCCAGATTACTGGCTGCCTTCCACAAGAG AGCGCAAGAGAGGGAGCTACTCTTCCGTAAGAGAGGGAAGAGGCCAAGGGGACGTCCACGGAAAATTCTG GAACCAGAGCCAACTGAAACCAAATCTGaccgctcctcctcctcctcttcatccggcctgtcctcctctccttcctcctcttcctcagaagaagaagaggaagaccaCGGGAAGAAGGCCAAACCGGGTCCTCGCCTCCGCAACCTCTACCCCGTCCCCCAGAAGAGGCCCCAGATTGTTGTGGCCAAAAATGAGCCCGTCCGGAAAAAGCGCGGGAGAAAACCGCTGCTCCCCGAGCTGAGGGCTTTGAGACAGGCAAAGACTCGGCCGCCCCTCCCGCCCCCTTCTCCTTCTCGCCACCACCAGGTCCTCAGACCCCCCCGCGAGCCCTTCAAAGAGGAACCCCGAGGAGGGGTGAAGAAGCCTCTACAGCCAGCCAGTTTCACCTACACTGGCCTGAGCTCCAGCCGGGGCTCCAGAGATGAGGTGGCACACCAGGTGGCTGCTGGAGGGGCCTTCTACCAGGCAGGGGCCTCCAAACCTGGGCCGCTGAACTCCATTTGGTCAGGTCGCTCCATGTCGACCAACACCCCCaccccatcctctccatcatcctcctcttcctctctcagcaGACCTCCCCCGCCTTACAGTAAGGGCTGGTCAGATCTGAAgcgctccctctctgtctccgaCACCGGCAGCAGCAATGGCAGAGCAGAAGGGCTCAAGGTGGCTTCCTCTCTAAAACCAGGGGTGTCTACATCCACATCACTCTGTCTCCACAGCTCCAAGACCTCCAGTGGGTTCAGGGACTCTCCAACGGCATGTAGCCCAGCTCAGCGCTTCCCAGCTGGGCAGAGGAGGCAGCAGGAGGGCCCAGGAGGTCAGGCAGGGATGGTGGTTCAGCAGCAGGGAGCCAagcccccctcctctacccctccctcggCCAGAGACCGCATCAGTCAGGCCCTCAGCCTCCGAGCTCTCAACCTGCAGAGCGTCAAAAAAATTGCGCCCGGCAATGGTCTCCAGGGAAACGGAACCTCCGGCACCACTGGAGTTGCAGTTTCGAGGTTGAGCCTGAGAAGCAGTGCCAGTCCGGCAGGAAAAAGAGCAGGGGGAAGCATTAAAGAGACACACACCTCGTCTGGGCTGAACCAGGGCCTGGTGTcgggagggttagggggagggGCACTGCACTCTGGAAGCGTTCCACCAGCcagagtggagaggggggagagagggaaggacacTGGggcagagacggagagagagatggacaacaAGGGACCAGGCGGTGTAGGGAGGGGGAATGGAAGGGTGGAGAAAGGGGGGAGCGTACAGGCACAGGGAGGCGTGTCCACGGTCCGCAGAGGCAGAGCTAACGGGGGGagacaggaggacaggaagtCAGGACAGAGCCTTACCGTTAATGAGCGGAACTCCCGTAGCGGTGACAACTCCCGGATCCTTAACGAGCTCAGCACGGGTGACTCAGATGACACCAGCAGCAGCGAATCAGAAGAGTGCGACTCCTCCCCCTatcccgacaacaacaacaacaacggggCCCGCCTTGTCTCTATGGAGATGGAAACGGAGACGGACTGGCGGCCAGCGCGGAGCCTTCTAGAGCACGTGTTTGTCACGGATGTCACCGCCAACTTCGTCACGGTAACAGTGAAGGAGTCGCCGACCAGCGTGGGGTTCTTCAACGTCCGCAATCACTAA